From the genome of Malus domestica chromosome 04, GDT2T_hap1, one region includes:
- the LOC114824331 gene encoding probable fructokinase-1 → MANNGVPQTGKGMIVSFGEMLIDFVPTESGVSLAEAPGFLKAPGGAPANVAIAVARLGGKAAFVGKLGDDEFGHMLAGILKKYGVAGEGISFDQGARTALAFVTLRADGEREFMFYRNPSADMLLKPDELNIELIKSAKVFHYGSISLIVEPCRSAHLKAMEVAKEAGALLSYDPNLREPLWPSREEAKKQIMSIWDKADVIKVSDVELEFLTGSPKIDDANAMTLWRDSLKLLLVTLGEKGCRYYTKNFRGVVESFEVKAVDTTGAGDSFVGALLAKIVDDHSILEDEKRLREVLKFANACGAITTTKKGAIPALPNESEALTLYKAN, encoded by the exons ATGGCTAACAATGGCGTACCGCAGACCGGAAAGGGTATGATCGTGAGTTTCGGCGAGATGCTGATCGACTTCGTCCCCACCGAATCGGGCGTTTCTCTTGCCGAAGCTCCTGGCTTCCTCAAAGCCCCAGGCGGGGCCCCCGCCAACGTGGCGATCGCCGTGGCTCGCCTCGGCGGAAAGGCCGCGTTCGTCGGAAAACTCGGCGACGACGAGTTCGGCCACATGCTCGCCGGCATCCTGAAGAAATACGGCGTCGCTGGAGAAGGCATCTCGTTCGATCAGGGCGCCCGCACCGCCTTGGCCTTCGTGACCCTACGCGCCGACGGTGAACGTGAGTTCATGTTCTACCGGAACCCTAGCGCCGATATGCTGCTGAAGCCCGACGAGCTCAACATCGAGCTCATCAAATCC gccaaAGTGTTCCACTATGGATCCATTAGCTTGATCGTGGAGCCGTGCAGATCGGCACATCTGAAGGCAATGGAGGTGGCTAAAGAAGCAGGTGCATTGCTCTCCTACGACCCGAACCTCCGGGAGCCGCTGTGGCCGTCGCGGGAAGAGGCAAAGAAGCAGATAATGAGCATATGGGATAAGGCCGATGTGATCAAGGTGAGTGATGTGGAGCTGGAGTTCCTTACAGGGAGCCCCAAGATTGATGATGCCAATGCCATGACACTGTGGAGAGATAGCTTGAAGCTCCTCCTTGTCACTCTTGGTGAGAAGGGTTGCAGATACTACACCAAG AATTTCCGTGGAGTGGTGGAATCCTTCGAGGTCAAAGCCGTTGACACTACCGGCGCCGGTGATTCGTTTGTCGGTGCTCTCCTTGCGAAGATTGTCGATGACCACTCTATTCTTGAA GACGAGAAGAGGTTGAGGGAGGTACTGAAATTTGCAAATGCATGCGGAGCGATTACAACAACCAAGAAGGGAGCGATCC